CGTCGCAAGGAGATGGACGACGACTAAAAACGGCTGCTCAAAACGGGCATCCAGCGAGGCCGCAGGAGAGAAATAACCGGAGGCGTACCCTCTGGGGTACGTTGAGGACTATTTCGATCCGAGAACGAAGTTGGGGGCCTTTTCAGCGGCCGTCACGATTTTGCGCAGCGGAAGCCTATGTAGCTATTGCGCGTCTCAGGAGGAAGTTTGAATCGCCCGTAGGTGAGCAGATACTTGGGCAGATCCGACCAGGATCCGCCACGCAGCACTTTGAACTGGCCGTTTTCCGGACCCAATGGATTGGTCTCCGGACTATGCTCGTAATAATTCGCACTGTACCAGTCAGAGACCCATTCACCCACATTTCCGGCCATCTGATACAGGCCGTAGGGGCTCTTTCCTGACTCATACGACTGCACCGGCATCAGCACCTGACTGTAGCTAAAGCGCGCCCCCAGCGCGAAATTCGCGACATCGTTCGTCGGGACCTGATTGCCCCAGGGATATAACCGCCCATCGACACCGCGTGCCGCCTTCTCCCATTCGGCTTCAGCCGGCAACCGCTTCCCTTTCCAGCGGCAATAGGCATCGGCATCATGCCAATCCACGCCGATTACGGGCCGGTCGCTGTGAGTGACCGGACTCACCGTCTCCCACAGCCATGGAGCCGTCCGGCCCGTCGCCATGAGAAACGCGCCATACTGCGCTGTCGTCACCTCATGCATGTCCATCATGAAAGCCTCGAGCGTCACGCGATGGCGAGGCCGTTCATCCTCCAGCGCCTGCGTGCCGGCTGCCCCCATCTCGAATGGGCCTTGAGGAATCGACACCATCAGCGTCTCCGTGGGAAGCGGACGCTCCAGGGCCTGTGATCGCCTGAGCCGATCCAACTGCGCCTCACTTAAAGAAACGATGCCTGCCAGCATCAGAAGGATGCTCAAAAAGGCCATCCAACGCGGCCGCAGGCGAGAGAAAACCGGAGGCGTAGCCTCTGGGCTACGTTGAGGATTTTGTCGAGACGAGAAACAAACCTGGGTCAGGCGCGTCTCGGCGCGCCGGGGTTGGGAGGGTGAGACGAAGGCCTTTTTCAGCATTCTTCTCAATGGATGATGCCGCCGACCACCCAATGCCGATCATCCGGCACATCAATGAGGAGCCGGGTAAGATTCATCTGAGCGAGCTGAGAACCGATTTCATCTTCCGTAAATGCCGCGAGCAGCGAATTGTAAAAATCACGACGCAGAATATCGGGCGCCCCACTGGCATACTGCTCCACGATGGCTTGCGCGGCCTCGGGCGATTCGGGCCGCAGCAGATCCATGACCAGCACCGGCGAGCCCGGCTTCACGAAGAGCCTCAGCTTGTGCCAGAACTGCAAGGGATTGGGCAGATGATGGAGCAGACTATTGGAGACAGCCGCATCGGCCTGGTTGGCTCCGGCAAGATCCTGGAATCGTTCACAGCGCACAGACACCCGATCCGACAGCCCTGCCTGGCGAACAGCCTGCCCGGCTAACTCAATCATCGGCCGCGACGCATCGATACCCGTAATGCGACAGTCGGGAAGCGCGCGGGCCAAACGCATCGGAATGTCGCCCGGCCCACAGCCAAAATCATACACATGGCCATGGGAAAACTCCGGGAAGTACTCTCGGAATAACTCGACGAAGCGCTGATTCTCCGATGAGAAATCCGCCTCGGCATAGGCCTTGGCTTGCAGAGGATCATCCATCAATTCCGGTTCAAGAATACGTGACGTCATATGCTCACTCCGTGGATCGGCCGGCCTTCGCCTGAACGCTCACCTGATCGCCAGGCCGAACGACACCCTCCTTCAGCACTTTGGCATACACCCGGCTCCACCCCGGATACTTTTTCTGCGAGATGCGCTGATAGTCCCCATCGTGGAACCATTGGGCATTATGACTACAGGGCGATGTATAGCTCATCACTTCCAATTCGACATCGGGCCCGACGGTGAGCCGTACGCCCGGTTGCATGAGTTCCCAGTCCAGCCCCGCCAGTGTCAGATTCTCTCCGGAAAAACCCGGCTCGATGGAATGGCCCGCTTGTTGTAATTGCTCGATCACATCCAACGAATACAAACAGACCGCACGATCCGGGCCGCCGTGCACTTTCAAGTTGCGCTGGCGATCTCCTTCTACGCCCTGCACAGTCACGCGAGCCTCCAGCACCGGCTTCTTCGGCACCCCGCCATCGGATACGCTGATCTGATGAATATGCGGATAGGGAGGCCGTCCGCTATTCATGATTGTCTATCTGCTTCGCAGGACTCCGACCGACCGAGTTCGAGCGCCACCCAGCCCTCTTGGTCCCGCCGATGGACCGGATACAGTCCCGAAGCGGCATACCGCGCCATGACCTCTTCCACCTGCTCGACCAGCAGACCTGAGAAAAAGAGTCGGGAACCGGCCACGCCATAGGCAGCCAACTCATCGGCTAACAGCAAGAGCGTTTGCCGATCGATGTTCGCGACCACCAGATCAGGCCTTATACCCGCGGCCACGTCGGACAGCGTCCCGCAGAAGAGTTTCAACTCCGCACCGAACGCATTTTGGCCCGCACACTCCCGGGCACAGTCCACCGCCACAGGATCGATTTCGACACCGACAGCCGACCGCGCACCCAGCCGCAAGGCCGCCATCGCCAGAATGCCGCTGCCGGATCCGACGTCGAGCACCGTCTCGCCCCCGTGAATCAGTTCCTCCAGCCACTCCAGCAACATGCGGGTCGTCGCGTGATGGCCTGTCCCGAAGGCCTGTTTGGGATCGAGGATAATGTCGAGATCGCCGTCCAGCAATGGCGCAGACTCCCAACTGGGTCGAATGACCAGATGGCGCCCGACCCGGAGCGGCTTGACCGACTGTGCCCACTGGCGATTCCAATCCTGATGCGGCAGGTCCCCGACATGGACGGTCCCGCTGCTTTGCCCGGAGGGATCGAGTTGATCCAGCGCCGCGCGGACCTGCCCCAACTGGTCGCCACTCCAATGATCCCGAGACCAATAGAGATGGGTCACCCCTTGATCCTCCCATGCGCCACGCACATGAGGATCGCCCAGTAACCCGAGCAATTCTCCAGAGTCAATCGCGCTGTGAATACTGACGTCGATCCACTCCTGCGTCATCGCTTCTCTCTCACAATCAATTGACGAGCACGCGCCCTTCCCAGTATGGTCGATCTCATCGTGAAGTCCGATCAGGCCACCCCCAGACGCGAACACACACTTACCCGCCAGCTCCGGCGAGGCGAGACACAACACCAGCAGGGAACACGTGCCAGCGCACAATTCTCCCGCTGGCGAGGCGTCCTATTTCTCATCGGGCTGTTCATCACCGTGAGTCTCTACCGGCTGGAACACTACGACGCCGGTAACTGGTCGCTCCTGTTGTTCTTCATCGGATTTCTCACGATCGCCGCGTATCATAACAGGCTCGAACATCGGATTCATCGGCTCACGCTGTGGTCCGGGATCAAGCGCCAACACCTTGCCCGGATTCGCCTTGATTGGCAGGCGCTCCCTCCGTGCTATCCTGTCACGGCGGACGCCCATCTCTACGCGCGCGACCTCGACCTGATCGGACCGCACTCGCTCCTCCATCTCCTCGACACGACCACGTCCACACAGGGCCACGACCGACTCGCATCCTGGCTCCTCACTCAACCGCCGGATGAACAGACCTGGCAGACCAGGCAACAGCTGGTCAGAGAACTGACTCGACTGACAGGATTCCGGGATCGGCTGAACGTCCAAGCCCGACTGACGGGCGAGGCTGAAATCAACGGACAACGCATTACGGCTATCCTGCAGCATCACCTGCATCTCCCCTATCTGCACATCGTCCTTCCGATCCAGGCCGTACTCGCTGTCATCACCCTGATCCTCGGCCTCGGCGCGCTGCTCAATCTCTTGCCGGCCTATTGGATGATGTCCTTCGGCCTCTATGCCGTGATCTTTTTTCAGACCGATCAGGGAGAGGAATTGCTCGAACATGCCGTCGGCCTGCATCACGAAGTCGAGAAGCTGGGCACCGTCTTACAGTTCCTGGAACAACGCGCCCGGAAACCGGGATCTGCACTCGCCGCAACCTGCCGCGTGCTCATAGAAACGGATAAGGCCCCGTCGGCGTTGATTCGCCGTCTGGCCTGGGTGCTCCATGGCGTCAGCGTCAAAGCCCATCCGCTGGTTCATCTCGTTTTCAATGCGCTTTGCCCCTGGGATCTGTTCTTTACCTTCCGCCTGCAACAATTCCAACATCGGATTCAGAACCTGCTCCCGCTGTGGCTGGATTGCCTCGCCGAAGTAGAAGCCGCCTCGGCCCTCGCGACCTTTGCCTATCTCCATCCGTCTTACGTCTGGCCTGATCCAGCGAGCCCTACGGCGCTGACCGCCACCCGACTCGGCCATCCGCTCATCCCATCGCAGCACCGTATCGCCAACGACATCTCCTTCGCGCGCTGCGGCACCATCTATCTGGTCACCGGTTCGAACATGTCGGGCAAGAGCACCTTCCTCCGGACGATCGGCATCAACCTCTGCCTCGCGCAAGCCGGTGCGCCGGTCTGCGCACAGAGGTTTGCATGGACCTGGAGCCGTCTGGCCTGCTGCATTCGCGTGGACGACTCGTTGGATGCGGGCTTGTCCTTCTTCTATGCGGAAGTCAAACGGCTGAAAGCGCTCCTCCAGGCGACGGAGGATCGGAACGCTCCCCCGGTGCTTTTCCTGATCGATGAGATTTTCAAAGGCACCAATAATCGCGAGCGGCTGATCGGCAGTCGCGCCTATGTGCGGGCGCTGGCAAGAGGCAACGGCTACGGATTGGTCACGACCCACGATCTGGAACTCGCCGATCTTGATCAATCGATTCCCGGGCTCACCAATTGTCACTTTCAGGAAACCGTCTCAGCCGGCACGCTGCAGTTTGACTATCAGCTTCGCCCAGGTCCCTGCCCGACGACGAATGCCTTGCGGATTATGGAATTGGAAGGGCTGCCGACGGACCGCCCGCCTGGATCATAGCGGGGACGCGTTTCATTGCATCCAGCTCCCCCTGACGAGGGGAAATACCCGCATTCCTTCGCTCCAAGCGACGTTTTCTTTGACCTCCACATGAGCTTGCCCCATAGTTATGCGAACAGTTGCACTTCACCCAGGCGTACCGCATGACTACTCCATCGTCGCATCCGCTTCGCGGTCTCTTGATCGCACAGTTTTTCGGTGCCTTTAACGACAACGCCTGGAAACTCATGGTCGCGCTCCTCGGCATTCGCCAGGTCGCGACGACCATGGCACCAGGCGCGGATCTGGAATCGGCTTCTCAGTCGCAAACGACTCTGACCTTCGTCATCTTCACGCTGCCGCTCATGCTGATCTCGCTCGTGGCCGGCGTCGTCGCGGACCGCGTCAGTAAGCGTACGGTCATTGTGTCCATGAAAGCCGTCGAGGTCGGCCTCATGGCCGCCGGAACGGTCGCCCTCTTCATCGATCCGGCCGGAGGCATCCTGCCGCTGATCGTCCTCGGCTGCCTGGGTGCCCACAGCGCCCTCTTCAGTCCGGCGAAGTACGGCATCCTGCCGGAGATTTTGCCGCATGACCGGCTCACCCAGGGCAACGGCATTCTTGAATTGAGCACCTTCCTCGCGATTCTTGGCGGCACCGCCGTCGGCGGAATGCTGCTGGATGGCGCGGGCTCTGCCACCTGGCTGGCTCCGCTGGCACTCACGTTGCTCTCGCTCATTGGCTTCGGCGCATCACTGACCGTCCCGGCCGTTCCGGCCGCCCGCACAGAGGGAGGCATCGGCTCCACTCTGGGGGGTGCCATTCAGGCCGTCCGCTCCGACCAAACCTTGTTCCTCGCCGTTCTCGGCTCCGCCTTCTTCTGGACGATCGCCAGCCTGGTCGGCCAGGATATGTTGGTCTACGCCAAGACGGCGCTGCATCTCTCGGACTCGCTCTCCGGCCTCCCCCTTGCGCTCCTGTCGATCGGCATCGGCGCCGGCGCAATGCTCGCAGGTAAGCTATCCGGTGAGCGTGTCGAGTACGGATTGATTCCGATGGGCGCCTTCGGAATCTGTACGTTTCTCCTGCTGCTGGGGCTTTTGGGTCCCGGACTCTACGGCACACTCATCTTGATGGCGGGGCTTGGCTTGTCCTGCGGACTCTTTGTCGTACCCGTAAACTCGTTGATCCAGTGGCATGCCCCCGCCGATCGACGCGGCAGCATCATTGCCCTCTCGAATACATGTACGTATAGTGGCGTACTCATGGGATCGCTCAGCGGCGGCGTTTTTGCTTCACTCGGCCTCTCCACCACCGGCATTCTCCTCGCGGCGGCCGCGGCGACGTTTTGGGGCACGCTCTGGGCCCTGTGGCTGGTCCCCAGCGCCTTCGTCCGTCTCATTCTCATTCTCCTGACGAAAACGGTCTACCGCGTCCGCGTCGTCCACCCCTCGAATGTGCCGCAGACCGGCGGAGCGCTGTTGGTGCCCAACCACATGTCGCTGGTCGACGGCTTCCTCCTGATTGCCAGCCTCGATCGCCCGGTCCGCTTCGTGGTCGATGCCGCCTATGCGACCCATCCGTTGTTCAAATGGGTGATGGACATTATGCGGGTCATCCCGATTTCCTCTTCCGGGGGACCGCGGATCATCCTGCGCGCGCTACGCAGCGCCGGTCAGGCGCTGGACGACGGCGAGATCGTCTGCATCTTCCCGGAAGGGCAAATCACCAGAACCGGGACCCTGCTGCCGTTCCGCCGTGGCTTCGAACGCATCGTGAAAGGCCGCACGGTTCCGATCATTCCGGTCCATCTGGATCGCGTCTGGGGCAGCCTGTTCAGCTTCGTGAAAGGACGTTTTATCTGGAAGCTTCCGGAACAGATCCCCTATCCGGTCACGGTCTCCTTCGGCGCGCCGCAGCCGGCCGACACCCCGGCGCACGAACTCCGCCGACTCGTGCGCGAGTTGGGCGAAGCCGCCTGGACGCTCCGGAAAGCGGATCAGCAGCCGATCCACCGCCCGGTCATCTCGGCCTGGCGCCGGCATCCCCTTACGTTCGCGATGGCGGACGCCGCACGTCCATCGATCACCGGACTCAAAGCCTTGCTCGGCACCATTACGCTGGCACGCGCCATGAAGCCGCATTGGAAAGCGCAACGCTATGTCGGATTGCTGTTGCCGCCAAGCGTACCCGGCGCGCTGCTCAATGTCGCCGCCGCATTGACCGGAAAAACCAGCGTTAATTTGAACTACACCGTCGGTCGGGTCGGGCTGGAGTCGGCAGTCGCTCAGGCCGGCCTCAAGACCGTGCTGACCAGCCGCCTGTTTATCGAGAAGGCCAAGCTCGACATCCCGGGAGGCGTCACCATTTTGTATCTGGAGGATATCGCCAAGACGATTTCCGGCAGCGCACAATTCATCGCCTTGCTGCTCGGACTCTTTGCGCCGATCGGACTCCTGGAGCGCGCCTGCGGACGCGAGCAGCCGATCAGCCTGGACGATCTGGCCACGATCATCTTCAGCAGCGGCAGCACAGGCGAACCGAAAGGCGTCATGCTTTCGCACTTCGCCATCAACTCGAACGTCGAAGGCGCGGGGCAGGTCATC
The DNA window shown above is from Nitrospira sp. and carries:
- a CDS encoding MOSC domain-containing protein, with the protein product MNSGRPPYPHIHQISVSDGGVPKKPVLEARVTVQGVEGDRQRNLKVHGGPDRAVCLYSLDVIEQLQQAGHSIEPGFSGENLTLAGLDWELMQPGVRLTVGPDVELEVMSYTSPCSHNAQWFHDGDYQRISQKKYPGWSRVYAKVLKEGVVRPGDQVSVQAKAGRSTE
- a CDS encoding class I SAM-dependent methyltransferase, with the protein product MTSRILEPELMDDPLQAKAYAEADFSSENQRFVELFREYFPEFSHGHVYDFGCGPGDIPMRLARALPDCRITGIDASRPMIELAGQAVRQAGLSDRVSVRCERFQDLAGANQADAAVSNSLLHHLPNPLQFWHKLRLFVKPGSPVLVMDLLRPESPEAAQAIVEQYASGAPDILRRDFYNSLLAAFTEDEIGSQLAQMNLTRLLIDVPDDRHWVVGGIIH
- a CDS encoding formylglycine-generating enzyme family protein, translated to MSILLMLAGIVSLSEAQLDRLRRSQALERPLPTETLMVSIPQGPFEMGAAGTQALEDERPRHRVTLEAFMMDMHEVTTAQYGAFLMATGRTAPWLWETVSPVTHSDRPVIGVDWHDADAYCRWKGKRLPAEAEWEKAARGVDGRLYPWGNQVPTNDVANFALGARFSYSQVLMPVQSYESGKSPYGLYQMAGNVGEWVSDWYSANYYEHSPETNPLGPENGQFKVLRGGSWSDLPKYLLTYGRFKLPPETRNSYIGFRCAKS
- a CDS encoding acyl-[ACP]--phospholipid O-acyltransferase; the protein is MTTPSSHPLRGLLIAQFFGAFNDNAWKLMVALLGIRQVATTMAPGADLESASQSQTTLTFVIFTLPLMLISLVAGVVADRVSKRTVIVSMKAVEVGLMAAGTVALFIDPAGGILPLIVLGCLGAHSALFSPAKYGILPEILPHDRLTQGNGILELSTFLAILGGTAVGGMLLDGAGSATWLAPLALTLLSLIGFGASLTVPAVPAARTEGGIGSTLGGAIQAVRSDQTLFLAVLGSAFFWTIASLVGQDMLVYAKTALHLSDSLSGLPLALLSIGIGAGAMLAGKLSGERVEYGLIPMGAFGICTFLLLLGLLGPGLYGTLILMAGLGLSCGLFVVPVNSLIQWHAPADRRGSIIALSNTCTYSGVLMGSLSGGVFASLGLSTTGILLAAAAATFWGTLWALWLVPSAFVRLILILLTKTVYRVRVVHPSNVPQTGGALLVPNHMSLVDGFLLIASLDRPVRFVVDAAYATHPLFKWVMDIMRVIPISSSGGPRIILRALRSAGQALDDGEIVCIFPEGQITRTGTLLPFRRGFERIVKGRTVPIIPVHLDRVWGSLFSFVKGRFIWKLPEQIPYPVTVSFGAPQPADTPAHELRRLVRELGEAAWTLRKADQQPIHRPVISAWRRHPLTFAMADAARPSITGLKALLGTITLARAMKPHWKAQRYVGLLLPPSVPGALLNVAAALTGKTSVNLNYTVGRVGLESAVAQAGLKTVLTSRLFIEKAKLDIPGGVTILYLEDIAKTISGSAQFIALLLGLFAPIGLLERACGREQPISLDDLATIIFSSGSTGEPKGVMLSHFAINSNVEGAGQVIHISQADRALGILPFFHSFGYMLLWFYARHNTGVVFHPSPLDVGAIGELCSKYRISLLVVTPTFLQLYLRRCTPEQFSYLRVVLTGAEKLPLRLVQAFQDKFGIAPVEGYGVTECAPVISSNCPDFRASGFYQVASRRGTVGQPFPGVSVRIVDPETWAILPPGQAGMLLVKGPNVMSGYLGREDLTAKAMKDGWYITGDIATLDDDGFLTITDRLSRFSKIGGEMVPHGKVEEALQQAAGAELQVFAVTGLPDEKKGERLAVLHTIDEASLPEILAKVAASGLPNLFIPARSQFVKVDALPILGTGKLDLRSVKRLAAERLMPAS
- a CDS encoding 50S ribosomal protein L11 methyltransferase: MTQEWIDVSIHSAIDSGELLGLLGDPHVRGAWEDQGVTHLYWSRDHWSGDQLGQVRAALDQLDPSGQSSGTVHVGDLPHQDWNRQWAQSVKPLRVGRHLVIRPSWESAPLLDGDLDIILDPKQAFGTGHHATTRMLLEWLEELIHGGETVLDVGSGSGILAMAALRLGARSAVGVEIDPVAVDCARECAGQNAFGAELKLFCGTLSDVAAGIRPDLVVANIDRQTLLLLADELAAYGVAGSRLFFSGLLVEQVEEVMARYAASGLYPVHRRDQEGWVALELGRSESCEADRQS